The Pseudoalteromonas translucida KMM 520 genome segment AAAAGCGCGTATGGTTAATTTCGTTAATACCATTGTTTACTAAGTTTTGTAGTAACTCAGGATATTTATTAATGGCATTAAGCTTAACCGTTAAAGATCTGCTAACTCTAAAACCTTTAAATTGTTGCTCACCGCTTTCACGATTATATTGGCTTTCTCGGTTTATTGATATTTGCCCGGCATTAATATCTGCATCACTTACGCCTAATGCTGTTACTAATTTTATTGCTTTAGCCATGGTTATATCGGTTTTATTTTTTGCAGCAATTAAATCTTTATCTATTTCGGTAATGCCAACATTTAATAATACATGATCTGGCATGGTGGTAATTGTTGCTTCACCTTTAACATAAATATGCGGTGCATCGGGTGTGGCCGCAGCAAATGCATTAAAGCTAAGTGCTGCGCCTAACAATAAAGTAAACGTTTTCATAAGTGAATCCTTTTATATTAACCATCATACCTGGCTATGTTACTAACTTTATTAAATACGCAATCATTTATTGGTCACTAATTTAATACGCTTAATGTTTTACAGTTTGCTATATATTAAGCGTATTAAACACTTTAAGTGGTTAATTACAGATGAACAAGTACAAAAAACAGGCCGTAGCCTGTTTTTTAATTATTACTAAACACTAAGTTACAGCTTTAAATGCTACTGCGCTTATAGTTACGGTACTTAGGTAACCAGTAGTTTTTATCGATAGCAGCCCATAGTGCGTCGTCAGAAATATCAAGAGCAACGCCCTCTTCAATCGCTTTTTTGCCTACAGCAAATGCTATACGTTTACTTAGGGTTTCAATTTCTGTAAGTGCCGGTAATAAACTACCTTTGCCAGTATTTGCACGCGGCGATGATTCAGCCAGCATTTCGCTAGAAACACTTAACATAGCATCTGTAATACGCGTTGCTTTTGCAGCTATAACACCTAAACCAATTCCCGGGAAAATATAACTATTGTTACACTGCGGAATTGAGAAAGTTTCACCATTATATTCAACTGGGGCAAATGGGCTACCTGTAGCAACAAGTGCTTTACCGTCGGTCCAGTTAATAATATCTATTGGGTGTGCTTCTACCTGTTTAGATGGATTACTTAATGGGAAAATAATAGGTTGTGCACAACCTGAATACATAGCGCGTATTACTTGTTCGGTAAATAAACCAGGTTGGCCCGAAACACCAATTAAAATATCTGGTTGAGAGCAATGCATTACATCAAGCAATGACGCAAATTCGCCGCTGTATGTCCATTCACTCAAACGAGCTTGTGGTTGCGCTAAAACTTGTTGAAAGTCGCGCAGACCTTCCATACCTTCCGATAACAAACCAAAGCGGTCAACCATAAATACCTGGCTGCGTGCTTGCGCTTCGCTAATACCTTCAAAAACCATTTGGCTTACAATTTGCTCAGCAATACCACAACCAGCAGAGCCAGCACCAACAAATACTACTTTTTGATCCGCTAGGCGCTGGTTTTTAACTCTACACGCGGCAAGCAATGAGCCAACAGTTACAGCAGCTGTACCTTGAATGTCGTCGTTAAAGCTACAAATTTCATTGCGGTAACGTTTCAGCAGTGGCATTGCATTTGGCTGCGCAAAGTCTTCAAACTGTAGTAATACATTTGGCCAGCGACGCTTGATTGCTTTAATAAATAAGTCTAAAAACTCATCGTACTCAGCTTGAGTAATACGCTTATGACGCGCACCCATATACATAGGATCGTTTAATAGCTTCTCGTTATTTGTACCCACATCTAGCATTACCGGTAAAGTATACGCAGGGCTAATGCCACCACATGCGGTATACAAAGATAGCTTACCAATAGGAATACCCATGCCACCAATACCTTGGTCGCCTAAGCCTAAAATGCGTTCACCGTCGGTTACCACAATTACTTTTACTTTACCTTTGGTGGCGTTGCGTAAAATGTCGTCTATTTGAAAACGATTTTCATATGAAATAAATAATCCACGTGCGCTGCGATATATATCTGAGAATTTTTCACAGGCATCACCCACAGTTGGGGTGTAAATAATTGGCATCATTTCTTCAATATGATCACGCACTAAACGATAATAAAGTGTTTCGTTATTATCTTGAATTGCACGTAAATAAATATGCTTATTAAGATTGTCGGTAAAACTAGAATACTGCTGGTAACAACGCTCTACCTGCTCTTCGATTGTTTCATAACGAGGAGGCAGTAAACCTGCAATATTAAAATTTTCGCGTTCTTTTTGGCTAAATGCACTGCCTTTATTGAGTAATGGCGTTTCAAGAAGGCCAGGGCCAGAATGATGAATATAAAGGTAATTTGGATCGGTATTTGTAGTCATATTTCCAAGCTTTACTTAGTCTTAAGTTATGATCTGCCATTATCGGTGTTAAAGACTAAATTGCAATGCTATTTAACCTTGTCAGACCATTGAGAATATATAAATGCGCTAATTTTAAACAATAGCTTAGCGCATTTGTATTATACATAATTTAGAATTTTAAAGTGGCGCTTTTATCAGTTAAATCAGACAAAGCCACCCCTTCACGGCGTGGATCGGCGCCGCCTATTAATGTGTTGTTTTTTACTTCAACTGCATGTAAACCAGAGTTTAAATCTAAAATTCTAACATTATGACCACGCTTGCTAAGTGCTGGCGCTAATGCTTCAAGCGCAGTGCCTTTTTCAAGGCTAGTGTAGTCGTTACGATTAGTAGTACGGGGTAGATTAATTGCTTCTTGAACAGATAAATCCCAATCAAGCACGCCAATTACCACTTGCGCAACGTAACTAATAATACGGCTTCCGCCAGGAGATCCGACAACCAAACGTAAACTTCCATCTTTATTAAATACCATTACTGGCGACATAGAGCTGCGCGGGCGCTTGCCAGCTTCAACTCGGTTTGCCACAAGCTGGCCGTTTTTACGCGGCGATAATGAAAAGTCAGTCAGCTGATTATTTAAAATAAAACCATTTACCATTACCGTAGAGCCAAAAGCCATTTCTATTGAACTGGTCATAGAGACCGCATTGCCTTGGCTATCTACAATCGACACATGGCTGGTTGATGGCAATTCGAACGAGTCATCTTTTGCATAACTTAAGTAATCAACTGGGTTACCGGCAACGGCCGTTATATCTTGCTCGGTAATGAGTTTTGCGCGCGTGGCTATATAGTCTTTATTTAATAATGCTTTGGTGGGTACTTGGGTGAAATCGGGATCGCCCATATAAACATCCCGATCGGCAAACGCAATTCTTGATGCTTGGCTAAAGTAATGCAGTGCTTGCTCACCATTGGCTGGTAGTGCGCCCATGTTTTTATGCTCTAACAAACCAAGCATTTGCAGCACAGCTACCCCACCACTGCTAGGTGGTGCCATAGAGCATACATTATAAACACGGTACTCAATACATACCGCCTCGCGCTCTTTGCTGGTGTAGTTAGCCAGATCTTGCTCATTTAATTTACCCGGGGCTATTTTAGAATGTTGCACCGCATTGACCATTTGTTTGGCATTAGCGCCCTTATAAAATGCATCAATACCATTACTGGCAATCTCTTTGTACAAATTAGCTAATGGCTGATTTTTTTTAATGCTACCTATCGCAACTAATTTACCGTTTGGATAAAAGTAGTCATTAATAACAGGCATACTCATTACGCCTGGGTTCAATTGGCGCTGCAGTAAACCGCGTAATCGCGGCGAAACCTCAAAGCCTTGCTCTGCAAGCTCAATGGCTGGTGTAAATAAATCAGCCCACGGTAGTTTACCGTATTGTTTGTGTGCATTAGCAAAGGCATGTAAAACCCCTGGTACACCTACTGAGCGTCCGCCTACTACAGCTTCAATCCACTTCACGGCTTTGCCGTGTTTATTTAAAAATAGTGTTTCGTCGGCATTTTCTGGGGCGGTTTCGCGGCCATCAAAACTGGTTAATTTGTTGTTTACTTTGTTGTAGTACAGCATAAAGGTGCCGCCACCAATACCTGACGATTGTGGTTCTACTAAAGTCAGTACCAGTTGCGTTGCTATTGCAGCATCGACAGCACTGCCGCCTTGCGCCAATATTTGCTGCCCAGCACGAGATGCATACGGGTTAGCTGCAACCACCATATACTTTTTGCCACTCACCGCTTGTTTATGGACTAAGCCGGTAGCGGCTTCTGGTTCGCGCGTTTCAATTTGAGTAAGCGGCTGTGCAAATAAAGGAAAAGACGTCGCACATAATGTAATAGCAAGTAATGCGTGATGTTTAAAGTTCATAAAGAGTAAATAGCCTAAATTATCAGGAGTTAATTGGCATCTTAAAGTTAAACAGGCACAATATGCAAAAATTAATACTAAAAATTACAATTAAATGCTTAATTTACCAGTGCAACCTCGTTATTTACTTCCTCCTTTATTTTTAATGCTGCTAAGCGTTACTTTTGCCACATTTAATTTGAATGCGTTACTCGAATTTAATCGCGATTTAGTTACTCAGGGCGAGTTATGGCGAGTTTTTAGCAGCCAATTTGTTCATGCTAACTGGGCACATTTGGCGCTAAACTGCGGCGGTATTATTTTAATTTGGTTACTGCATGGCGAATATACGTCGCCAAAACGCTACGCTATTAATATTAGTTTATTGGCACTGTGGTGTGGCTTAGGCGTTTACTGGTTTTGCCCAAGTATTTATATTTACACTGGGCTAAGTGCACTGTTACATGGCGTTATTATTTGGGGCGCAGTTAAAGATATAACGCTTGGGCTTAAATCGGGTTATTTATTGTTTATTGGGGTGTGGCTTAAAATAATATTTGAGCAGCTAAATGGCCCCAATGCCGATATTGGTAAGCTTATAAACTCAACCGTTGCAATTGACGCGCATTTAATTGGTGCTATTGGCGGTACTTTGTTAGCTGCACCTTTATTAATTAATTATATTAAAAACAAAAACTAAATATAAAAACGCCACTTAAAAGTGGCGTTTTAGGTGTAGCTTGTTATTAATCGTTACAGAGTTTCTTTAAACAGTTTATAAATACGGCGGTATTCATCTAACCAGCTCGATGGCTGCACAAAACCGTGCGGCTCTACCGGAAAAATAGCCGTTTCAAAGTTTTCTTTTTCAAGCTCAATTAAACGCTGTACTAATCTAACCGTATCTTGAAAAAACACGTTGTCGTCAACCATAGGCGCATTAATTAATAAGCGTTTGTTTAAACCCTCAGCATAGTAAATAGGCGAACTGCGCTCATACGCAATTGGATCAACATCCGGATGGTTTAATATATTTGCTGTGTACGGCGCATTATAATGAGCCCAATCGGTAACGGGGCGAAGTGCAGCACCCGCTTGAAACAATTCGGGCGCGGTAAATAACGCCATAAAGGTCATAAAGCCGCCATAAGAGCCACCATACGTGCCTACAGCTTGCGTATTTACGTTGGCATTTTCTGCCATCCATTTAACCCCATCAGCTAAATCTTGGGTTTCGGGGGTACCCATTTGACGATAAATTGCCGTACGCCAATCACGTCCATAGCCTTTAGATGCGCGGTAATCCATATCCATTACTACATAGCCTTCGTCAGCTAATAACGAATGAAACATAAACTCACGAAAATACCCAGACCAGCCCAAGTGCGAGTTTTGTAAATAACCTGCGCCGTGGTTAAAAATAACCGCTTTACGATTTTTACCCACTTCGCCCTCTACATAATCAGCCGGATAGTACACTTTTGCGTAAATAGGTTGATCAGTATAGCTAGATGGCACTGCAATTATTTTAGGGGCTGTTAGCTTTTTAGCTAAAAACTCATCCGAAACCGTATGTGTTAACCGGGTAACCTGTGTATTTGCTTTTGCATCAGCAACATACAATTCAGTTGGTAACATAATTGTTGAGTGCTTTAACAACAGCTTGGTTTGATCAGGGCTAAGTGTATAGTCGGTCATACCGTTTAGGTCGGTTACTTGCTCATTTTTACCGGTTTGTGGATTTACACGGTAAATTTCGTATAGGCCTGGGTGTTCAACGTTAGCTTTATAGTAAATAGCACTGTTATCGTCGGTAAGCGTAAGGTTTGATACTTCAAACTTACCTGTTGTTAGCGCTGTTGCTTTACCATTTAACGGCTTTTTATAAAGCTGGCTGTAACCCGACTGCTCCGATAAATAATATAAAGTGTTAGAGTTGTGTAGCCAGCCAAAATCGTTAAAAGCATAGGCTATCCAAGCGTCGTCATGTAAACGATGTTGCGACACTAACTTATTATTTTTAAAATCGACGGTTGCTAACCAGCGATCTTTGTTATCCCACGCTTCTAGCATTATTGCTACGTTTGAACCGTCGTCATTCCAAATTATTGGGCTTTGATCCCAGCCCCAATCGCTAATTAAATTTATACCACGCGGCGCTTTTTTCGACTTATACGTTTTACCATCGCGGGCATAGTTTTCTTTTTTAACCGCTGCTAATACGTCTTCATCAAAGCCAGGTAGGGTATCAAAGGCTAAGATATTTTGGCTTTTGTCGTTTAAATTAATGTATACCAGCTCTGAGGTTTGCGACTTTTCGTCAGCTACTCGGCGGCGTGCTTTTTTAGGTTCAATACGGGCATCATCGGTAATATAATTTGGCATTATATCGCTATCATCGCGCCAATCTCTATGCTCTTGCACTACCACTAATAAAGCATCGCCATTTGGCGATAACTGCACGTCTTTTACAGTATTACCTTTACCTAAATAAAACTCAGTATTAGCAATTGAGCTATTTTGTTGTTTAAGCTGTGCTTTGCGTGCTTGTTTATCTTTATTGTTTTTATGCGTTAGCGCTATGTAATCAATAAGTTTGTGCTGCTCTTTAGCAATATAACTGCTTGGCTCTGTAACGCCCTGGGGCTTATCTGCCAGTTTTAAATTAGCAATTTCAGTGGTTAAGCCTGAGCTTAAGTCAACTTTAAAAAATGTATTACCTTGACGATAAGCTAAGCTGCCATCATTTAAAAATTGTGGTTTAGATTCAGTGCTAGAGGTATGCGTTATTTGTTGAATTGCACCTGTTGTAACGCTTTTTACAAATATATTGCCTTCAAACACATAGGCTTGCAGTGCTTTGTTTTTTGAATAAACAGCTTTATTTGCACCCACAGTGTGTAGTTTATTAAGTGCTATTTGCTCTGCGCTTTGGCTTGTAATTGATTGGCTAAATAAATTACGTAACTCATTACCTTGCTCTTTACGTGCATAAATAATGGTAGCAGAATCACTGGCCCAAAATGCGCGCTCGGGTTGACGCCCAAGCCAATCGGGATGAGCCATAGCTTGCTCTAACGTTATTTTAGTAGAGCCCATATTGGCGGGGGTATTTACAACAGCAGCAACAGGAGACGTTGTTACATTATTTTGCGCAGCTGACGAAGATGATGCAGTTGCTTGACACCCTGCTAAAAAAACACTTGAGGCAACAGCCAGTGCTATTAATGTTTTAGACGATGAGATATTAAAAATCATAGTGCTTCTTAACGGTAATTATAATTAAGCCGTATTTAAGCAGAAGCACTTTAGTGATTGCAATTTTTTAAGACAAACGCCTGTGTAACTGAGTTAGCTTGCTTATTCTAAGCGTAAATCTAGCCAAACTAGTCGATGATCACTCGACGCATTTCTGTCTTTAATTAAGCGGTATAGCTCGCTATTTTTAGTTGGCCAAAATACCCCGCCATCAATAATGTTTAACCCATAATGCGATGGTAAAACATAGTCAACCCTGGCTTGCCAACTTGCACTGTAATTTTTAGCATGGCTGTGCTGTGGGTATTGCTCTTTTGCGCCAGCACTTTGCGGTATAAAACTGGCGTTTATAAGCGGATGCTTAAGTAGCTGATCTGTGGTTATAGTTCGCTGTTTATCACCCTCTGGGGCGGCATTTAAGTCACCCAAAATAACAAACCGAGACTGAGCATTTAAACCGCCTTTTTTATCTTTATGATCATAAATATAGTCGGCATTATTTATATAGTCAGCAACTAGCCTTACTTCATCATGGTTACGTTTGCCGTTTCTATCCTCTAAGCCATCAAAAACCGGTGGGGTTGGGTGCGATGCAAGTATATGTACCGTTTTATTATTAACCGATATAGGTAAGTCCCAAAAAGATTTTGAACTTAAACGAATGTTTTGCCATTCTTGCTCGTTATACCAGTTTTTGCCTGTGGTTGGATCGATAGGCATTTGCGCATTGGGCATATCTTTATATTTAAATGTTTGCAGCGTTCTTACTTTATCAAAATCGATTGGATAACGAGATAAAACGGCCATACCGTAATGCCCTTCAAAAAAACCAAAACCGTGAGCGTCGCCCATTTTTCCTGTTTTTTTACCATCGTTATCTAAATCAAACTCAGTGGCTAAACCGGTATTAACCGGTGCAATATAAAAATAAGGGTAGTCTATTGCCGCTTGATTATTTTGGCTCACGTTTAAATAATGGCTTTTAAAGTACGCTATGCCCTGCTCTTTTGGTACATAGTCAAACTCGTTTAATAGTATTATATCGGGGCGAACGCGTTGAATTATTTCGGCAATATTTTTAATTTGTGAATGGTCTGCTTTAAGCGCGCTAACCAAAGAATCGCTTTTTACAGGCGTTTTTCTCGGCGTATAGTTAGTTGCATCCATACTTACATTAAAGGTGGCAACACGCAGTTGTTGAGCCGCTGCAGCGTAGTTGCTTAACAGTAAACAAAACAGCGCACTACCCAAAGTAATACTACTTAAATTACCTTTCATTATATCAACCCATCTAAAATTAATAATAAAATAACACTACTTACCACTATCCATAATAAAATTGCCATTATAAAGGGCTTAAGTCCGGCTTGTTTTAGCACCGCTAATGATAAGCCACTACCAATTAAAAACAATGTAACTATAAGTAATTGTTTAGCAACTATATTAATAACGCTCCATACAGGTGCAAACTGTGGTAAATAAGTATTAATAAGTGCGGCGAGTACAAAGCCAACAATAAATAATGGAATACTGGCTTTTTCATCTGAGCGTAAAAACACCCCAGCAAGCGCAGTATAAGGAATGATCCACATAGCGCGGGTTAATTTTACTGTGGTGGCAATGCTCAGTGCCACAGCGCCATAAGTAGCAGATGCACCAACAACACTGCTGGTATCGTGAATAGCTAAAGCAGCCCACATGCCAAATTGCTGCTCGGTTAAATTAAAATAATGGCCAATGGCCGGAAACAAGAGTAAGCCCACGCCATTGAGCATAAATACTACGCCAAGTGCCACAGCCACTTCATGATCTTTTGCTTTAATTACCGGTGCCATAGCTGCAATAGCACTGCCTCCGCAAATAGCGGTACCAAAGGAGATTAATACGCCGGTATTTCGGTTAAGTTTAAACACCTGGGTAAGTATTTCACCTAAGCCAATTATCGCAGTAATACTCACAATAGTGAGCACTAAAGAGCTGCTTCCCACTTCAATTACCTGATTAAAGTCAACGGCGAAACCAAGCCCAACCACCGCTGCTTTTAACATCCACTTACTGGCTTTTTGCGAAAGCTCGGCAAACGGATTGCCTAATGTCATAGCAAAAGCAGCGCCTATTACCAGTGCACTGCCAGCACCAATAAAAGGAGTGATACACAAGGCTAAAAGAATTAAAAACAATGGCTTTTTGAGTGTTAATGGCATGGTATTACGCTCGAATTATTTTATCAGTTAATTTGTGTACTAAAGGTGCAACCAGAATAACGGTAGGAAATGCGATAGAAAATGCAAATATCCATGCTTTAAGCCATACCGTTATAATATTATCGACCATTCCCACATTAAATAATGAGATCACAAAAGACATAAAGCCCGACATTAATAGCGCCATTAAAAATGCAAACACAACATTACGGTATTTATGATTAAACATAGATGTAGCCTTGGTGTTAAGCAATAAATTGAGAACCCCCAATTTATTGCTTATTTTTAGTTGAGTATCAAAGATGTACTCGTGGCTAAAATACCTGGGTAGGCTTGTTCTGGTAAACACTCGCTAAGTTCAGCTAAGCGTTCACCTAATTGATGTAGACTTTGGGCAGAGACATTAATATGCCCCATTTTACGCCCTAGTTTTACTGTTTTACCGTACCAATGACTAGTTACATCAGTCACTTCTAAAACAGCAGTAGGAATACTGGCTTGGCCAAGCACATTTATCATTGCTGTGGCATGTTTAAGCTCAGTATTACCCAAAGGCAGCCCTGCAACCGCACGCATATGGTTTTCAAACTGCGAACAATGGCAACCTTGCTGTGTCCAGTGCCCAGAGTTATGAACACGCGGGGCAATTTCGTTTACCAGTAAAGTGCCTTTAACGTCAAAAAACTCAATTGCCAACACACCTACATAATTAAGCTCGTTCGCTAATTTAGTAAAAGCATCAATAGCTTGCTGCTCTACATGGCTATTATTTAAACCCGCTACCGACAGGGTTAATACACCATTGGTGTGCTGGTTTTCGGTTAACGGATAAATTGCAACATTACCGTGTTTATCGCGTGCACCAATAATAGATACTTCACGATCGAACGGGATCATTTTTTCAGCAATAATAGTATGGGGAGCAAGCTCTGTGCCCGAGGCAATAAAATCAGACATTTGAGCCCAAATTTCATCAATTTGATCATCAGACTTTAATCGCCATTGGCCTTTACCATCGTACCCTGCTTGGCAGGTTTTAATAACCAAGGGTTTACCTAGGTTTTTAACCGCAAGTTCAAGGTGCGCTTTTTCAGTAATAAGTTGATACGGTGCACACGCTACAGCTGTTTTATCTAATAGCGCTTTTTCGATTTGGCGATCGCCACCGGTTTTAATAGCCGATTTACCCGGATAAAACTTATTGCTATTACAACAAAGTGTTAATACATCGTCGGGGATATGCTCAAATTCCGCAGTAATTGCATCTGCGCTTGCTATGGCCTGCTCTAGTGTTGTTGAGTAAACTTCGCCTGTGAGTGGGTGCACAATTTTTTGGCTGCCTACATCGTACGCAACCACGTTTAAATTAAGTGGTGCGCCAGCAAGGCACATCATGCGTGCTAATTGCCCTGCACCTAAAATTAAAATAGTCATTATTACTCTGCAGGATTAGGGTTAGCTAAAATAGTGTCGGTTTGTTCTTTACGAAACGCTTCAATTTTTGCGAATATTTCGGGGTTTTGGCACCCTAAAATTTGCGCTGCAAGTAAACCTGCATTAGCTGCGCCAGGCTCGCCAATAGCTAATGTACCTACCGCAACACCTTTAGGCATTTGGCAAATAGAAAGTAGCGAATCAATACCATTGAGTGCTTTTGATTTAACCGGCACACCAAGTACTGGTAATGAGGTAAATGCAGCTGCCATACCCGGTAAATGGGCCGCGCCGCCTGCGCCTGCAATAATAACTTTAATACCACGGTCGCTTGCTGAGCTTGCGTAATCT includes the following:
- a CDS encoding SIMPL domain-containing protein codes for the protein MKTFTLLLGAALSFNAFAAATPDAPHIYVKGEATITTMPDHVLLNVGITEIDKDLIAAKNKTDITMAKAIKLVTALGVSDADINAGQISINRESQYNRESGEQQFKGFRVSRSLTVKLNAINKYPELLQNLVNNGINEINHTRFLASNYDELYKKAQNLAIKDTRDAAKEFSSEFGVELKGLYSASMQPLNVQSAPYMRAEKVMISDSTPSNYVPDAYHAGEITITASSYAVYYID
- a CDS encoding NAD-dependent malic enzyme yields the protein MTTNTDPNYLYIHHSGPGLLETPLLNKGSAFSQKERENFNIAGLLPPRYETIEEQVERCYQQYSSFTDNLNKHIYLRAIQDNNETLYYRLVRDHIEEMMPIIYTPTVGDACEKFSDIYRSARGLFISYENRFQIDDILRNATKGKVKVIVVTDGERILGLGDQGIGGMGIPIGKLSLYTACGGISPAYTLPVMLDVGTNNEKLLNDPMYMGARHKRITQAEYDEFLDLFIKAIKRRWPNVLLQFEDFAQPNAMPLLKRYRNEICSFNDDIQGTAAVTVGSLLAACRVKNQRLADQKVVFVGAGSAGCGIAEQIVSQMVFEGISEAQARSQVFMVDRFGLLSEGMEGLRDFQQVLAQPQARLSEWTYSGEFASLLDVMHCSQPDILIGVSGQPGLFTEQVIRAMYSGCAQPIIFPLSNPSKQVEAHPIDIINWTDGKALVATGSPFAPVEYNGETFSIPQCNNSYIFPGIGLGVIAAKATRITDAMLSVSSEMLAESSPRANTGKGSLLPALTEIETLSKRIAFAVGKKAIEEGVALDISDDALWAAIDKNYWLPKYRNYKRSSI
- the ggt gene encoding gamma-glutamyltransferase, whose protein sequence is MNFKHHALLAITLCATSFPLFAQPLTQIETREPEAATGLVHKQAVSGKKYMVVAANPYASRAGQQILAQGGSAVDAAIATQLVLTLVEPQSSGIGGGTFMLYYNKVNNKLTSFDGRETAPENADETLFLNKHGKAVKWIEAVVGGRSVGVPGVLHAFANAHKQYGKLPWADLFTPAIELAEQGFEVSPRLRGLLQRQLNPGVMSMPVINDYFYPNGKLVAIGSIKKNQPLANLYKEIASNGIDAFYKGANAKQMVNAVQHSKIAPGKLNEQDLANYTSKEREAVCIEYRVYNVCSMAPPSSGGVAVLQMLGLLEHKNMGALPANGEQALHYFSQASRIAFADRDVYMGDPDFTQVPTKALLNKDYIATRAKLITEQDITAVAGNPVDYLSYAKDDSFELPSTSHVSIVDSQGNAVSMTSSIEMAFGSTVMVNGFILNNQLTDFSLSPRKNGQLVANRVEAGKRPRSSMSPVMVFNKDGSLRLVVGSPGGSRIISYVAQVVIGVLDWDLSVQEAINLPRTTNRNDYTSLEKGTALEALAPALSKRGHNVRILDLNSGLHAVEVKNNTLIGGADPRREGVALSDLTDKSATLKF
- the rrtA gene encoding rhombosortase → MLNLPVQPRYLLPPLFLMLLSVTFATFNLNALLEFNRDLVTQGELWRVFSSQFVHANWAHLALNCGGIILIWLLHGEYTSPKRYAINISLLALWCGLGVYWFCPSIYIYTGLSALLHGVIIWGAVKDITLGLKSGYLLFIGVWLKIIFEQLNGPNADIGKLINSTVAIDAHLIGAIGGTLLAAPLLINYIKNKN
- a CDS encoding S9 family peptidase, whose product is MIFNISSSKTLIALAVASSVFLAGCQATASSSSAAQNNVTTSPVAAVVNTPANMGSTKITLEQAMAHPDWLGRQPERAFWASDSATIIYARKEQGNELRNLFSQSITSQSAEQIALNKLHTVGANKAVYSKNKALQAYVFEGNIFVKSVTTGAIQQITHTSSTESKPQFLNDGSLAYRQGNTFFKVDLSSGLTTEIANLKLADKPQGVTEPSSYIAKEQHKLIDYIALTHKNNKDKQARKAQLKQQNSSIANTEFYLGKGNTVKDVQLSPNGDALLVVVQEHRDWRDDSDIMPNYITDDARIEPKKARRRVADEKSQTSELVYINLNDKSQNILAFDTLPGFDEDVLAAVKKENYARDGKTYKSKKAPRGINLISDWGWDQSPIIWNDDGSNVAIMLEAWDNKDRWLATVDFKNNKLVSQHRLHDDAWIAYAFNDFGWLHNSNTLYYLSEQSGYSQLYKKPLNGKATALTTGKFEVSNLTLTDDNSAIYYKANVEHPGLYEIYRVNPQTGKNEQVTDLNGMTDYTLSPDQTKLLLKHSTIMLPTELYVADAKANTQVTRLTHTVSDEFLAKKLTAPKIIAVPSSYTDQPIYAKVYYPADYVEGEVGKNRKAVIFNHGAGYLQNSHLGWSGYFREFMFHSLLADEGYVVMDMDYRASKGYGRDWRTAIYRQMGTPETQDLADGVKWMAENANVNTQAVGTYGGSYGGFMTFMALFTAPELFQAGAALRPVTDWAHYNAPYTANILNHPDVDPIAYERSSPIYYAEGLNKRLLINAPMVDDNVFFQDTVRLVQRLIELEKENFETAIFPVEPHGFVQPSSWLDEYRRIYKLFKETL
- a CDS encoding endonuclease/exonuclease/phosphatase family protein; the encoded protein is MKGNLSSITLGSALFCLLLSNYAAAAQQLRVATFNVSMDATNYTPRKTPVKSDSLVSALKADHSQIKNIAEIIQRVRPDIILLNEFDYVPKEQGIAYFKSHYLNVSQNNQAAIDYPYFYIAPVNTGLATEFDLDNDGKKTGKMGDAHGFGFFEGHYGMAVLSRYPIDFDKVRTLQTFKYKDMPNAQMPIDPTTGKNWYNEQEWQNIRLSSKSFWDLPISVNNKTVHILASHPTPPVFDGLEDRNGKRNHDEVRLVADYINNADYIYDHKDKKGGLNAQSRFVILGDLNAAPEGDKQRTITTDQLLKHPLINASFIPQSAGAKEQYPQHSHAKNYSASWQARVDYVLPSHYGLNIIDGGVFWPTKNSELYRLIKDRNASSDHRLVWLDLRLE
- a CDS encoding YeiH family protein, producing the protein MPLTLKKPLFLILLALCITPFIGAGSALVIGAAFAMTLGNPFAELSQKASKWMLKAAVVGLGFAVDFNQVIEVGSSSLVLTIVSITAIIGLGEILTQVFKLNRNTGVLISFGTAICGGSAIAAMAPVIKAKDHEVAVALGVVFMLNGVGLLLFPAIGHYFNLTEQQFGMWAALAIHDTSSVVGASATYGAVALSIATTVKLTRAMWIIPYTALAGVFLRSDEKASIPLFIVGFVLAALINTYLPQFAPVWSVINIVAKQLLIVTLFLIGSGLSLAVLKQAGLKPFIMAILLWIVVSSVILLLILDGLI
- a CDS encoding DUF2798 domain-containing protein; amino-acid sequence: MFNHKYRNVVFAFLMALLMSGFMSFVISLFNVGMVDNIITVWLKAWIFAFSIAFPTVILVAPLVHKLTDKIIRA
- a CDS encoding 5-(carboxyamino)imidazole ribonucleotide synthase, coding for MTILILGAGQLARMMCLAGAPLNLNVVAYDVGSQKIVHPLTGEVYSTTLEQAIASADAITAEFEHIPDDVLTLCCNSNKFYPGKSAIKTGGDRQIEKALLDKTAVACAPYQLITEKAHLELAVKNLGKPLVIKTCQAGYDGKGQWRLKSDDQIDEIWAQMSDFIASGTELAPHTIIAEKMIPFDREVSIIGARDKHGNVAIYPLTENQHTNGVLTLSVAGLNNSHVEQQAIDAFTKLANELNYVGVLAIEFFDVKGTLLVNEIAPRVHNSGHWTQQGCHCSQFENHMRAVAGLPLGNTELKHATAMINVLGQASIPTAVLEVTDVTSHWYGKTVKLGRKMGHINVSAQSLHQLGERLAELSECLPEQAYPGILATSTSLILN
- the purE gene encoding 5-(carboxyamino)imidazole ribonucleotide mutase codes for the protein MKVGIIMGSKSDWPTMEHAALMLEKFGIEYETKVVSAHRTPQLLADYASSASDRGIKVIIAGAGGAAHLPGMAAAFTSLPVLGVPVKSKALNGIDSLLSICQMPKGVAVGTLAIGEPGAANAGLLAAQILGCQNPEIFAKIEAFRKEQTDTILANPNPAE